One Deltaproteobacteria bacterium genomic window, TTTTTACTGGTGGCAGTGATCGCAGCTGCCTACGTGATTCTGGCCACCTATGATTACAACAAATTCAAACCGCTGATAACCAAAAAGGTGAAAGAGACCACTGGTAGAGAACTGACGCTCGGCGGCGACATCAAATTGAAGATCGGCCTCCTGCCTGTTCTCTCGGTCGACGATGTACAGTTTCAAAATGCCTCATGGGGTAGCCGGCCCTATCTGGCAAAAATAAAGCACTTCGACGTGCAGGTGAGAGTGTTGCCCTTGTTCCGGGGCAAGATTGAGATAAGAAAAGTCGTACTCATCGAGCCTGATGTTCTCATAGAGACCAACAAACAGGGAAAATCTAATCTGCAATTCAAGGTGAGCAAGAAAACTCAGGCGGCCCCTCCGGCAGAAAAACAAGCGAAAGGGGCGAAGAGCTTGCCAGAATTGGGGTTGAAAAAGATTGAATTGAAAAAGGGGAAATTCATTTACCGGGACGGCAAGTCTGGCAAGTCCTACATGTTGAGCGACGCTCATTTCAGTGCCACCGCCAAGAGTTTCGGCAGCCCCCTGCGGCTGAAGTTGGCAGGGGTTTACAACAAGAACCCATTCGAGATCAAAGGAAGTCTGGGTGCCCTGATAGCGCTCACTGATCCGGCAAAACCCTGGCCGCTCAAACTGAGCATCAAAGCCGCAAAAGCCAGCATAGCCGTTGAAGGTATCATCAAGGATGTAATGGCTGCGCATGGGATCAACATCAGCATAGACGCCAAGGGGGATTCGCTGCCGGAAGTGGGCCGATTTGCTGGCGTGAGCGGCCTGCCGGACCTGGGACCCTTTGCGATTGCTTTGAAGCTTACTGATCCGGCAGCAAAGACCTATAAAATAGACAGCTTGCAGCTTTCTGCTGGCGGCAGCGACCTGAAGGGATCGGCAGAGATCAGGTTGGCCAGGAAGCGGCCCAGACTCACAGCCCGCCTGAAGTCGAAGGAGCTGGACTTGCGGCCATTCATTGCCGGCAAAGAAAGTGAGGCAAAGCCAGAGGCCACCAGTGGGAAAAAGGCAGAGAAGGGGAAAAGGGTCTTTTCTGACGAGCCCCTGCCGCTGGATGTGCTGCGCACTGTTGACGCCAATGTCAACCTGCGGGCCGCTCGAGTGCTGCTGCCGCAATTGGCTCTGGATAACTTTTTCCTGAAACTGGTACTGGACAACGGTCATCTGACAGTGAAGCCTGTCAAGGCAGGCATTGGCGGCGGCAGCCTGGTGGGTCAGGTGGATCTGCGGCCTGTGGGAAAGAGGGCAAATCTGGCAACAAAGCTGAACATAAAGAACCTGGATCTTGGCCGCATGCTC contains:
- a CDS encoding AsmA family protein, which gives rise to MRWKWLVGAVVFLLVAVIAAAYVILATYDYNKFKPLITKKVKETTGRELTLGGDIKLKIGLLPVLSVDDVQFQNASWGSRPYLAKIKHFDVQVRVLPLFRGKIEIRKVVLIEPDVLIETNKQGKSNLQFKVSKKTQAAPPAEKQAKGAKSLPELGLKKIELKKGKFIYRDGKSGKSYMLSDAHFSATAKSFGSPLRLKLAGVYNKNPFEIKGSLGALIALTDPAKPWPLKLSIKAAKASIAVEGIIKDVMAAHGINISIDAKGDSLPEVGRFAGVSGLPDLGPFAIALKLTDPAAKTYKIDSLQLSAGGSDLKGSAEIRLARKRPRLTARLKSKELDLRPFIAGKESEAKPEATSGKKAEKGKRVFSDEPLPLDVLRTVDANVNLRAARVLLPQLALDNFFLKLVLDNGHLTVKPVKAGIGGGSLVGQVDLRPVGKRANLATKLNIKNLDLGRMLKELGVSEAVSGELKEVQLDVKGAGRSVAELMAGLNGATTFIMKEGKINNKYLGLLGADLTTAAFRLLNPAKDKGDYTAINCVVSRFDIRDGIADTTVLLFDTPQMTVVGAGEINLRNEHLNLALKPSAKKGATHFSVSLSELTKPFKLGGTLGQPALAVDVGQTALTVGKAVGGTLLFGPLGAAAALADAGAEGKDLCPVAVRAARQGVKLTEVKATGKQQQEKGEPSKTTDKESDSLGGKLKSLFGK